One window from the genome of Mauremys mutica isolate MM-2020 ecotype Southern chromosome 4, ASM2049712v1, whole genome shotgun sequence encodes:
- the LOC123370191 gene encoding calcitonin produces MVMLKISPFLAVYALVMCQMDSSQATPLRPGLDSITDRVTLSDYEARRLLNALVKEFVQMTAEDVEQATEGNSLDRPISKRCASLSTCVLGKLSQELHKLQTYPRTDVGAGTPGKKRNVLNDLENERYANYGESLGNN; encoded by the exons ATGGTTATGCTGAAGATTTCACCTTTCCTTGCTGTTTATGCCTTGGTTATGTGCCAGATGGATAGCTCCCAGGCAACCCCACTCAG ACCTGGCTTAGACTCTATAACGGATCGAGTGACACTCAGTGATTACGAAGCTCGGCGGTTATTAAATGCGTTGGTGAAAGAATTTGTTCAGATGACAGCGGAAGACGTGGAACAAGCGACTGAGGGGAATAG ccTGGATAGACCTATTTCCAAACGCTGTGCCAGTCTGAGTACTTGTGTGCTGGGCAAACTGTCTCAAGAATTGCACAAATTGCAAACTTACCCTCGTACTGATGTCGGGGCTGGAACTCCTGGCAAGAAAAGGAATGTGCTGAATGACCTGGAAAATGAACGCTATGCAAACTATGGGGAATCCCTGGGAAACAACTAG